From Cannabis sativa cultivar Pink pepper isolate KNU-18-1 chromosome 8, ASM2916894v1, whole genome shotgun sequence, a single genomic window includes:
- the LOC115700760 gene encoding phosphatidylinositol 4-kinase gamma 7 translates to MHPDVDKLVHNQHQMALATFKVPPRSEYCWNKHLERKPSIRRRVFVQTESGSVLGIELDSSDNAHTVKRKLQVALNVPTDESSLVYGDMVLKDDLSAVRNDSPLLLTRNLLHRSSSTPCMSPNARDLQQRDQSGPIEILGCSFQNAKTEELVMDIVKAINNGIDPVPVRGGLGGAYYFKNIYGENIAILKPTDEEPYAPNNPKGFVGKVLGQPGLKRSVRVGETGFREVAAYLLDYDNFANVPSTALVKVTHSIFNVNDEVKGNVHRNGRQVSKIASLQQFISHDYDASDHGTSSFPVAAVHRIGILDIRILNTDRHAGNLLVRKLDGVGSFGQVDLVPIDHGFSLPECLEDPYFEWIHWPQASIPFSEDELEYIDKLDPFYDSEMLRMELPMIREACVRVLVLCTIFLKEAAVFGLCLAEIGAMMSREFRGLEEEPSELELICMEARKLVEEKKMHKFETKIRDEEDFQFLIDSKEHDLDLMSNMKELSVIRTCHSTSKGQNDRTLLCKLEDSVEEKDEGCEEDKVSPRSDEYTDIVKDHVSSASKLSKFSKSMNIDGKIRRREGANAMQKPSYLAGPSLRNKSVNEQLPVSSSFVKLADLNEEDWMQFLDDFWGLLCPAFANRKTGSFGQRQRQRLGTSF, encoded by the coding sequence ATGCATCCTGATGTGGACAAGCTTGTACATAACCAACACCAGATGGCGCTTGCAACTTTCAAAGTTCCTCCTAGAAGTGAGTACTGTTGGAATAAGCATTTGGAAAGAAAACCTTCCATAAGGAGACGTGTATTTGTGCAAACTGAAAGTGGATCTGTATTGGGTATAGAGCTAGATAGCAGCGACAATGCCCATACGGTGAAGAGGAAACTACAAGTTGCCCTTAATGTCCCAACTGATGAAAGCTCATTGGTATATGGTGATATGGTGCTGAAGGATGATCTAAGCGCAGTGAGAAATGATTCTCCGCTTCTTCTTACTAGGAACTTGTTGCACAGAAGCTCATCTACTCCATGTATGTCGCCAAATGCAAGGGATCTCCAACAGAGGGATCAAAGTGGTCCTATTGAGATATTAGGTTGCTCATTTCAAAATGCTAAAACTGAAGAACTAGTGATGGATATTGTGAAGGCAATAAATAATGGCATTGATCCAGTCCCTGTCCGTGGTGGTCTTGGTGGTGCATATTACTTTAAAAACATCTATGGTGAAAATATTGCTATCCTAAAACCTACTGATGAGGAGCCCTATGCCCCTAATAATCCAAAAGGTTTTGTGGGAAAAGTACTTGGGCAACCAGGCCTCAAACGTTCAGTGCGAGTTGGAGAAACAGGTTTTCGAGAAGTTGCAGCATACCTTCTGGACTATGATAATTTTGCTAATGTGCCCTCTACTGCTCTTGTTAAGGtcacacattcaatatttaatgTCAATGATGAGGTCAAGGGTAACGTGCATCGAAATGGTAGGCAGGTTAGCAAGATTGCATCTCTGCAGCAGTTCATTTCTCATGATTATGATGCTAGTGATCATGGGACATCTAGCTTCCCTGTTGCTGCTGTGCATAGAATAGGAATTCTAGATATTCGGATTCTAAACACAGACAGGCATGCTGGTAATCTTCTGGTCAGGAAGCTTGATGGGGTCGGAAGTTTTGGACAGGTGGATCTTGTTCCCATTGATCATGGTTTTTCTCTACCTGAATGCTTGGAGGACCCGTACTTTGAGTGGATTCATTGGCCACAGGCATCAATCCCATTCTCAGAAGATGAGCTTGAGTATATTGATAAACTTGACCCTTTTTATGACTCTGAAATGCTTAGAATGGAGCTGCCCATGATTCGAGAGGCATGTGTTCGAGTATTGGTTCTCTGCACAATTTTCCTCAAGGAAGCTGCTGTTTTCGGTCTTTGTCTTGCTGAGATTGGTGCAATGATGAGTAGGGAGTTTCGGGGTCTCGAAGAGGAACCAAGTGAGCTCGAGCTAATCTGTATGGAAGCCAGGAAACTCGTAGAGGAGAAGAAAATGCACAAATTTGAAACAAAGATAAGAGATGAAGAAGACTTTCAATTCCTCATAGACAGCAAGGAACATGATTTGGATTTGATGTCAAATATGAAAGAGTTATCGGTAATTAGAACATGTCATTCCACATCAAAAGGACAAAATGACAGAACATTACTTTGTAAACTAGAGGATAGTGTGGAGGAGAAAGATGAAGGGTGCGAAGAGGATAAGGTGTCTCCAAGGTCAGATGAATATACTGACATTGTGAAGGATCATGTGTCAAGTGCTTCAAAACTATCAAAGTTTTCAAAAAGCATGAACATTGATGGGAAAATCAGGCGACGCGAGGGTGCAAATGCAATGCAAAAGCCTAGCTATTTAGCTGGTCCATCGTTGCGGAACAAGAGTGTGAATGAACAGCTTCCTGTGAGTAGTAGTTTTGTGAAGCTAGCAGATTTGAATGAAGAAGATTGGATGCAGTTTCTTGATGACTTTTGGGGACTGCTTTGCCCGGCCTTTGCTAATAGAAAAACTGGGAGCTTTGGTCAGAGGCAGAGACAGAGACTTGGAACCTCATTCTAG
- the LOC115699483 gene encoding calcium/calmodulin-regulated receptor-like kinase 2 isoform X2 produces the protein MVHKADLVVIGISVGVALGILIASLLFWGLRWYKKHAHLRRCANELNQGSESLPKNSLFSWNHQNKDRIASVSGLLRYSYKDIQRATENFTTILGQGSFGPVYKATMATGEIIAVKVLASDSKQGEREFQTEVSLLGRLHHRNLVNLVGYCVDKGQRMLLYQFMSNGSLASILYGSEGGEERVLNWDERLQIALDISHGIEYLHEGAVPPVIHRDLKSANILLDRLMRAKVADFGLSKEEVFDGRNSGLKGTYGYIDPVYISTNQFTMKSDIYSFGVILFELITAIHPHQNLMEYINLASMSPDGVDEILDKRLAGQCSVAEVRSLASIAHKCLDNSPRRRPSIGEVSQAILKIKQRRLTKEDTMSFASRDLSRAISRIEDQQVELSMMATMRKV, from the exons ATGGTTCATAAAGCGGATCTGGTTGTCATTGGAATCTCTGTTGGTGTAGCTCTTGGTATTTTAATAGCTTCGCTCTTATTTTGGGGCTTGCGTTGGTACAAGAAACATGCTCATCTTCGACGATGTGCAAATGAAC TGAATCAAGGATCAGAAAGCCTTCCCAAAAATAGTCTCTTTTCCTGGAATCATCAAAACAAAGATCGAATTGCTTCTGTGTCAGGCTTACTTAGATACTCTTACAA GGATATACAAAGAGCTACAGAAAATTTCACCACTATTTTGGGACAAGGGTCATTTGGTCCTGTGTATAAAGCAACAATGGCTACTGGAGAGATAATAGCTGTGAAGGTGCTTGCTTCTGATTCTAAACAGGGGGAAAGAGAATTCCAAACTGAG GTATCTTTGCTTGGAAGACTCCATCATCGCAATCTTGTAAATCTAGTAGGATATTGTGTAGATAAAGGACAACGCATGTTATTGTACCAGTTCATGAGTAACGGAAGCTTAGCAAGCATTCTTTATGGCTCAGAGG GTGGAGAAGAACGGGTTTTGAATTGGGATGAAAGGCTTCAAATCGCTCTTGATATATCTCACGGAATTGAGTATCTTCATGAAGGG GCAGTCCCACCCGTCATACATCGTGATTTGAAGTCTGCTAATATTTTGTTAGACAGATTAATGAGAGCTAAG GTTGCTGACTTTGGACTATCAAAGGAAGAAGTGTTTGATGGAAGGAATTCTGGACTTAAAGGAACATATGGTTACATAGACCCAGTGTACATATCCACAAACCAGTTCACAATGAAGAGTGACATCTACAGTTTTGGTGTTATATTGTTCGAACTAATAACGGCTATTCATCCACACCAAAACCTAATGGAGTACATTaacttg GCTTCTATGAGTCCCGACGGTGTTGATGAAATACTGGATAAGCGACTGGCTGGCCAATGCAGTGTTGCAGAAGTGAGAAGCTTAGCTAGTATTGCTCACAAATGCCTTGACAATTCACCAAGAAGGCGGCCATCGATAGGAGAGGTTTCACAAGCAATTTTGAAGATAAAACAGAGGCGCCTCACCAAAGAAGATACCATGTCATTTGCCAGCAGAGATCTTTCGCGAGCGATAAGCAGAATTGAGGATCAGCAGGTGGAGTTAAGTATGATGGCTACCATGAGAAAAGTATAA
- the LOC115699483 gene encoding calcium/calmodulin-regulated receptor-like kinase 2 isoform X1, producing MVHKADLVVIGISVGVALGILIASLLFWGLRWYKKHAHLRRCANERSPTTLPIRTNGLGTSTDFSASLSNSVVNQGSESLPKNSLFSWNHQNKDRIASVSGLLRYSYKDIQRATENFTTILGQGSFGPVYKATMATGEIIAVKVLASDSKQGEREFQTEVSLLGRLHHRNLVNLVGYCVDKGQRMLLYQFMSNGSLASILYGSEGGEERVLNWDERLQIALDISHGIEYLHEGAVPPVIHRDLKSANILLDRLMRAKVADFGLSKEEVFDGRNSGLKGTYGYIDPVYISTNQFTMKSDIYSFGVILFELITAIHPHQNLMEYINLASMSPDGVDEILDKRLAGQCSVAEVRSLASIAHKCLDNSPRRRPSIGEVSQAILKIKQRRLTKEDTMSFASRDLSRAISRIEDQQVELSMMATMRKV from the exons ATGGTTCATAAAGCGGATCTGGTTGTCATTGGAATCTCTGTTGGTGTAGCTCTTGGTATTTTAATAGCTTCGCTCTTATTTTGGGGCTTGCGTTGGTACAAGAAACATGCTCATCTTCGACGATGTGCAAATGAACGTAGTCCCACAACTCTTCCTATAAGAACAAATGGCTTAGGGACAAGTACTGACTTCAGTGCTTCTCTTTCAAATTCTGTAGTGAATCAAGGATCAGAAAGCCTTCCCAAAAATAGTCTCTTTTCCTGGAATCATCAAAACAAAGATCGAATTGCTTCTGTGTCAGGCTTACTTAGATACTCTTACAA GGATATACAAAGAGCTACAGAAAATTTCACCACTATTTTGGGACAAGGGTCATTTGGTCCTGTGTATAAAGCAACAATGGCTACTGGAGAGATAATAGCTGTGAAGGTGCTTGCTTCTGATTCTAAACAGGGGGAAAGAGAATTCCAAACTGAG GTATCTTTGCTTGGAAGACTCCATCATCGCAATCTTGTAAATCTAGTAGGATATTGTGTAGATAAAGGACAACGCATGTTATTGTACCAGTTCATGAGTAACGGAAGCTTAGCAAGCATTCTTTATGGCTCAGAGG GTGGAGAAGAACGGGTTTTGAATTGGGATGAAAGGCTTCAAATCGCTCTTGATATATCTCACGGAATTGAGTATCTTCATGAAGGG GCAGTCCCACCCGTCATACATCGTGATTTGAAGTCTGCTAATATTTTGTTAGACAGATTAATGAGAGCTAAG GTTGCTGACTTTGGACTATCAAAGGAAGAAGTGTTTGATGGAAGGAATTCTGGACTTAAAGGAACATATGGTTACATAGACCCAGTGTACATATCCACAAACCAGTTCACAATGAAGAGTGACATCTACAGTTTTGGTGTTATATTGTTCGAACTAATAACGGCTATTCATCCACACCAAAACCTAATGGAGTACATTaacttg GCTTCTATGAGTCCCGACGGTGTTGATGAAATACTGGATAAGCGACTGGCTGGCCAATGCAGTGTTGCAGAAGTGAGAAGCTTAGCTAGTATTGCTCACAAATGCCTTGACAATTCACCAAGAAGGCGGCCATCGATAGGAGAGGTTTCACAAGCAATTTTGAAGATAAAACAGAGGCGCCTCACCAAAGAAGATACCATGTCATTTGCCAGCAGAGATCTTTCGCGAGCGATAAGCAGAATTGAGGATCAGCAGGTGGAGTTAAGTATGATGGCTACCATGAGAAAAGTATAA